A genome region from Paenibacillus pabuli includes the following:
- the proC gene encoding pyrroline-5-carboxylate reductase — protein MSQEQQTLLQQKITFHGAGAMAEAIVRGLISRLVVRPQDITMLNRSNQKRQEELSTRYAVHTGTASQSSEVLSASPVIVLAMKPKDAAAALRELGPLLSPDQLIVSVIAGLSIRTMQTLLGRKQPIARSMPNTSSTIGLGATGLAFSAEITDEQRSTVMTMFEAVGIVTIVPEEKLEVLTGISGSGPAYVYYLMEAMIAAGIRGGLSSQQSRDLTVQTVLGAARMVQQTGAEPMKLRSDVTSPGGATQAALKTLDDGDFFENVIAAVNRCAERSREMGAALEGDLR, from the coding sequence ATGAGTCAAGAACAACAGACGTTATTACAACAAAAGATTACTTTCCACGGAGCAGGTGCCATGGCAGAAGCCATTGTGCGCGGACTGATCTCCCGCCTCGTTGTACGCCCCCAGGATATTACGATGCTGAACCGGAGCAACCAGAAACGTCAGGAAGAGCTGAGTACCCGTTATGCCGTTCATACAGGAACGGCCTCCCAATCATCGGAAGTCCTCTCCGCTTCTCCCGTTATTGTCCTGGCCATGAAACCGAAAGATGCTGCGGCAGCTCTTCGTGAGCTTGGTCCCCTTCTGTCACCGGACCAGCTTATCGTCTCTGTCATCGCCGGATTATCCATCCGCACGATGCAGACACTGCTCGGCCGCAAACAGCCGATCGCTCGCTCCATGCCGAATACATCCAGTACGATTGGACTTGGTGCAACAGGACTTGCCTTCTCAGCCGAAATTACAGATGAGCAGCGCAGTACGGTCATGACGATGTTTGAAGCGGTGGGCATCGTCACCATTGTTCCTGAAGAGAAACTGGAAGTGCTCACGGGTATTTCCGGAAGCGGCCCGGCTTATGTATACTATTTGATGGAAGCCATGATTGCCGCAGGTATCCGCGGCGGACTCTCCAGTCAGCAATCCCGCGACCTGACGGTTCAAACCGTACTTGGTGCGGCGAGAATGGTTCAACAAACGGGAGCGGAGCCCATGAAGCTTCGCAGTGATGTTACCTCACCTGGAGGCGCCACACAGGCCGCGCTCAAAACACTGGATGATGGCGATTTCTTTGAAAACGTGATTGCAGCCGTCAACCGCTGCGCAGAGCGCTCACGGGAGATGGGAGCTGCTTTGGAAGGAGATTTACGATGA
- a CDS encoding glutamate-5-semialdehyde dehydrogenase, which produces MSEVRQKASKAQAAVPQLNRLNTDQKNKALLAMADALISESESIITANAEDLARGREQGTPESMLDRLALNKERIAGIAKGLRQIVELPDPVGEVLESFTRPDGLHIEKLRVPIGLIGIIYEARPNVTVDAAGLCLKTGNAVLLRGGSSALSSNRRIVEVIHQALTKTDLPPDALQLVEDANRSSVDEMLKLNGLLDVIIPRGGASLIRNVVANATVPVIETGAGICHTYVDETADPVMAAEIAINAKAQRPSVCNSMETLLIHAAYAEQHLPALAERFRESNVVLKGCDTTRRLVPTALPVTEEDYGTEYNDYILNIRVVQDLEEAMKHIATYGTKHSECIVTRDTAHAERFLHDVDAAAVYHNASTRFTDGFEFGYGAEIGISTQKLHARGPMGLPALTSTKYRVTGNGQIRQ; this is translated from the coding sequence ATGAGTGAAGTTAGACAAAAAGCAAGCAAAGCTCAAGCGGCTGTTCCACAGTTAAACCGTTTGAATACAGATCAGAAAAATAAGGCCTTGCTCGCCATGGCAGACGCGCTGATTAGCGAATCCGAATCCATTATTACAGCCAACGCGGAAGATCTCGCTCGCGGAAGAGAACAAGGGACGCCAGAATCCATGCTGGATCGTCTCGCTTTGAACAAAGAGCGTATCGCAGGAATTGCAAAAGGATTACGTCAGATTGTTGAACTGCCAGACCCTGTTGGTGAAGTACTGGAGTCATTTACGCGTCCAGATGGACTCCACATTGAAAAATTGAGAGTGCCTATTGGCCTGATTGGCATCATCTATGAGGCCCGTCCTAACGTTACGGTTGATGCAGCAGGGCTATGTCTCAAGACTGGTAATGCCGTTCTGCTGCGCGGGGGTTCTTCTGCCCTCTCTTCCAATCGTCGTATTGTAGAAGTAATCCACCAGGCACTAACCAAAACAGACCTGCCGCCGGATGCGCTGCAGCTCGTGGAAGACGCTAACCGCTCTTCCGTCGATGAAATGCTTAAGCTGAATGGACTACTGGACGTCATTATTCCAAGAGGCGGTGCTTCTCTAATCCGCAACGTGGTGGCCAATGCAACGGTACCTGTCATTGAAACAGGCGCAGGCATCTGCCATACGTATGTGGATGAAACGGCGGATCCAGTCATGGCAGCAGAAATTGCGATCAACGCAAAAGCACAGCGCCCGTCTGTATGCAATTCCATGGAAACCCTGCTGATTCATGCTGCTTACGCAGAACAGCATTTACCTGCATTGGCCGAACGATTCCGTGAGTCTAATGTTGTATTGAAGGGTTGTGACACGACTCGTCGACTGGTACCTACCGCTCTTCCCGTGACGGAAGAAGACTACGGGACAGAGTACAATGATTATATTTTGAATATACGAGTTGTGCAGGATCTGGAAGAAGCCATGAAACATATTGCGACTTATGGCACAAAACATTCCGAATGCATTGTAACCCGCGATACTGCGCATGCGGAACGCTTTTTGCATGATGTGGATGCTGCCGCAGTCTATCACAATGCTTCCACACGTTTCACGGATGGATTCGAGTTCGGTTATGGAGCTGAAATAGGAATAAGTACTCAGAAGCTGCATGCTCGCGGCCCAATGGGGCTGCCTGCCCTTACTTCTACCAAATATCGCGTTACCGGCAATGGACAAATTCGGCAATAA
- the proB gene encoding glutamate 5-kinase: MSSRIVVKIGSSSLTTEEGGLDRSSISFFASEIASLAEQGHEVLLVTSGAVAAGFREIGYPQRPKMLHEKQAAAAVGQALLMQAYQQAFAAHRVTTAQILLTRTDFHSRKRMGNAGMTVEELLRQRVIPIFNENDTVSVDELKFGDNDLLSALVANLVKAQHLVILTDTNGLYTADPRKDPTAVRYDRIPEITEEIYAYAGGSGSSVGTGGMRSKVDAAKVATRGGVPVFVGSVKEPGDLQNAVEGCGKGTYFETRLAALSRKKQWLGFMSTPLGTVVVDAGAEEALVHGGHSLLPVGVKSVLGTFHAGDVVEVIGLDETLLGRGIVNYDDDQLRLIAGLPSGEVMKTLNAIHRLEVIHRDEWITLK; encoded by the coding sequence ATGTCTTCACGTATAGTAGTCAAGATTGGAAGCAGTTCCCTAACCACCGAGGAAGGCGGCCTGGACCGCAGTTCCATTTCATTTTTTGCCAGTGAGATCGCTTCGCTCGCTGAACAGGGCCATGAAGTTCTCCTGGTCACTTCCGGAGCCGTTGCTGCCGGATTCCGTGAAATTGGTTACCCTCAGCGTCCGAAAATGCTGCACGAGAAACAAGCTGCAGCCGCAGTGGGTCAGGCATTGTTGATGCAGGCATATCAACAGGCTTTTGCAGCGCACCGCGTTACTACAGCACAAATTTTGCTAACCAGAACCGATTTCCACAGTCGGAAACGGATGGGGAACGCAGGCATGACCGTGGAAGAGCTGCTCAGACAACGCGTCATTCCCATTTTCAACGAAAATGATACGGTTTCAGTAGACGAGTTGAAATTCGGGGATAACGATCTGCTCTCTGCGCTCGTTGCCAATTTGGTGAAAGCCCAGCATCTTGTTATTCTCACGGATACCAATGGACTCTATACGGCAGATCCCCGAAAGGATCCCACTGCTGTACGTTATGATCGAATTCCTGAAATTACTGAAGAAATCTATGCGTATGCCGGAGGTTCAGGTTCATCGGTCGGTACAGGTGGCATGCGCTCCAAAGTCGATGCAGCCAAAGTGGCAACACGCGGAGGCGTTCCTGTCTTTGTTGGTAGCGTCAAGGAACCCGGAGACTTGCAGAACGCGGTAGAGGGTTGTGGCAAGGGGACTTATTTCGAGACCCGTCTGGCTGCACTCTCCCGCAAAAAACAATGGCTAGGCTTCATGTCGACACCCCTCGGTACGGTTGTAGTAGATGCCGGTGCTGAAGAGGCCCTTGTTCACGGCGGTCATAGTTTGCTGCCTGTAGGCGTCAAAAGCGTGCTTGGCACATTCCACGCAGGTGACGTTGTCGAGGTCATTGGGTTGGACGAAACACTTCTTGGCCGAGGCATTGTTAATTATGATGATGATCAGCTTCGCCTTATCGCAGGTTTACCTAGCGGGGAAGTCATGAAAACACTGAATGCCATCCATCGGCTTGAGGTCATCCATCGAGACGAGTGGATTACGTTAAAATAA
- a CDS encoding pyridoxal phosphate-dependent aminotransferase yields the protein MSNQQQYSGRSAFDIPTSDVMTQLPTQFFATLVQNVNREIASGHDVINLGQGNPDTPTPPHIVKTLQESAENPVYHKYSPFSGHAFLKEAIAKRYKEDYNVDLDPETEVAILFGGKTGLVQLPQVLLNPGDVCLVPDPGYPDYWSGVALAKAHMSFMPLLESNAFLPDYEAISGEVRDKAKLMYLNYPNNPTSATAPLSFYEDTVEFATQNKIVVASDFAYGAIGFDGHRPVSFLQAPGAKEVGIEFYTLSKTYNMAGWRVGFALGNAEIISKINLLQDHIYVSLFGGIQAAAAAALTSSQQCVTDLVARYESRRNALYEALSSIGWQASKPGGSFFSWLPVPSGFTSAEFADLLLREAKVAVAPGIGFGTHGEGYVRAGLLSDENRLQEAARRIGKLNLFT from the coding sequence ATGAGTAATCAACAGCAATATTCGGGTCGTTCCGCCTTTGATATACCTACCTCAGATGTTATGACACAGCTGCCAACGCAATTTTTTGCAACGCTCGTGCAAAATGTTAACCGTGAAATCGCAAGTGGTCATGACGTAATTAATCTTGGTCAGGGGAACCCGGACACTCCTACACCACCACATATTGTAAAAACATTGCAGGAGTCTGCCGAAAATCCGGTTTATCATAAATATTCACCCTTTAGTGGACATGCCTTCCTGAAGGAGGCCATTGCCAAACGTTATAAAGAAGATTACAACGTCGACCTTGACCCGGAGACGGAAGTTGCGATTTTGTTTGGCGGAAAGACCGGGCTTGTACAACTGCCGCAAGTCCTGCTTAATCCCGGGGACGTATGTCTCGTTCCTGATCCGGGTTATCCGGATTACTGGTCCGGGGTGGCTCTTGCCAAAGCGCACATGTCCTTTATGCCTCTCCTGGAGTCGAATGCTTTCCTCCCAGATTATGAAGCAATCTCGGGCGAAGTTCGCGACAAAGCCAAGCTTATGTACTTAAATTATCCCAACAATCCAACATCCGCGACGGCCCCGCTGTCATTCTATGAAGACACGGTGGAATTCGCCACCCAGAATAAAATTGTCGTTGCCAGCGACTTCGCTTATGGTGCAATTGGGTTTGACGGACATCGTCCGGTCAGTTTCTTGCAGGCGCCTGGCGCCAAGGAAGTCGGAATTGAATTCTATACATTATCCAAAACATACAATATGGCAGGCTGGCGGGTAGGATTCGCCTTGGGTAATGCAGAGATTATCTCCAAAATCAATCTATTGCAGGATCACATTTATGTCAGTCTATTTGGTGGCATTCAGGCTGCTGCAGCTGCTGCTCTGACTTCCTCCCAACAATGTGTTACCGATCTGGTTGCACGGTATGAATCCCGCCGTAATGCATTATATGAGGCGCTTTCCTCCATCGGATGGCAGGCTTCGAAGCCAGGAGGTTCTTTCTTCAGCTGGCTGCCTGTCCCTTCCGGGTTTACTTCAGCTGAATTTGCAGATTTGCTGCTTCGGGAAGCTAAAGTAGCTGTGGCACCGGGGATCGGGTTTGGCACACATGGTGAAGGCTACGTTCGCGCAGGTTTGCTGAGTGACGAGAATCGATTGCAGGAAGCTGCCCGGAGGATCGGCAAGCTGAACTTGTTTACGTAA
- a CDS encoding ABC transporter substrate-binding protein, translated as MIIYDNDNQYHSSTNGSGDGETTAAVTSNDSQAAAENTGQEEVAEADNASETKIFKDWTGHEVEVPTNPQRVIYHGEVTGYLLALGVVPVGILKNEGTVFDDQVADADDVGFPISVEKSLSLNPDLIIFSNDDETQYEQISKIAPTVTFNSFWPLEERMRFLGDLMPCTW; from the coding sequence ATGATCATTTACGATAATGATAATCAATATCATTCATCCACTAACGGTTCAGGTGACGGAGAGACAACTGCTGCGGTAACATCCAATGACTCGCAGGCTGCAGCAGAGAACACCGGGCAAGAAGAGGTGGCAGAGGCAGACAACGCGAGTGAAACTAAAATATTTAAAGACTGGACCGGGCACGAAGTGGAAGTTCCAACCAATCCGCAACGTGTCATTTACCACGGAGAGGTTACAGGGTATCTATTGGCTCTCGGGGTAGTTCCTGTAGGTATTCTTAAAAATGAAGGTACGGTATTCGATGATCAGGTGGCAGACGCAGATGATGTTGGTTTTCCAATCAGTGTTGAAAAGTCGCTATCACTCAATCCCGACCTGATCATTTTCTCGAATGATGACGAAACGCAATATGAGCAGATTTCAAAAATTGCTCCAACGGTCACGTTCAATTCCTTCTGGCCACTCGAAGAACGGATGCGATTCCTGGGAGATTTGATGCCGTGCACATGGTAA
- a CDS encoding AraC family transcriptional regulator: MVTGDPELYTRSLFEERDQMNDFSPGALFGMLDWLESGSLYQTDAEYSRLNVHFQKLMELVVSRYTLPKTEQSPNVRVQSTIQYVDEHYAQDISVQKLARLANLRPAQFTALFRQITGRKPLEYLNHVRIEQAKEWLSLSDEPLRDIAGRVGFRDEYYFSRRFRQHTGLAPRQYDRSLQRHTLVQDWAGHEVNIAGHPERILFYGDSAGDLLALGLPVLDGKAYDVLPSIDLEWTVQKQPDLILFDSTNEQLYQRLSRIAPTLIYNSHANLEDRIRKVGSWFGLEMDAETWIASYHKRTEEMWRSVRPWIELGETASVLVHHRGARLFVMGNIGLAPFLYHPQGFNPVSKVQEALAAGRAYKEISTESISQYAGDHIFVMMPESDAATAATEKVFESEERKELPAVKHGKVYTLDEQVWNMGDALSYSRLQKLFPELLIRTERPSLIVR; encoded by the coding sequence ATGGTAACAGGGGATCCGGAACTTTACACACGTTCTTTATTTGAAGAAAGGGACCAGATGAACGACTTTTCACCTGGCGCGTTATTCGGCATGCTGGATTGGTTGGAATCGGGTAGCCTCTATCAAACGGATGCGGAATATAGCCGGTTGAATGTTCATTTTCAAAAATTGATGGAACTAGTGGTGTCCCGCTATACACTGCCCAAAACAGAGCAAAGCCCGAATGTCAGAGTACAGAGCACGATTCAATACGTGGACGAGCATTACGCTCAGGATATAAGTGTACAGAAATTAGCGCGGCTCGCGAATCTTCGACCAGCTCAGTTTACCGCTTTGTTTAGGCAAATTACAGGCCGCAAGCCCCTTGAATACCTTAACCATGTACGCATTGAACAGGCGAAGGAATGGCTGTCCCTTTCCGATGAACCTCTGCGCGATATTGCTGGTCGTGTAGGTTTCCGGGATGAGTACTATTTCAGCAGACGTTTCAGGCAGCACACCGGACTGGCTCCTCGGCAATATGATCGATCCCTTCAACGACATACCCTTGTTCAAGATTGGGCTGGGCATGAAGTAAACATTGCAGGACATCCTGAGCGGATTCTATTCTATGGAGATTCGGCAGGGGACTTACTTGCGTTAGGGCTTCCCGTGCTTGATGGCAAAGCGTATGATGTTTTACCTTCCATTGATTTGGAATGGACCGTGCAGAAGCAGCCGGATCTAATTTTGTTCGATAGTACGAATGAACAGTTGTACCAGCGGCTTTCCCGTATTGCTCCTACTCTGATATACAACTCCCATGCGAACTTGGAAGATCGGATCCGCAAAGTGGGGAGTTGGTTTGGCCTGGAGATGGATGCAGAGACGTGGATAGCATCTTATCATAAGAGAACAGAGGAGATGTGGAGGAGCGTAAGACCGTGGATTGAGCTTGGCGAGACGGCTTCCGTTCTTGTGCATCATCGAGGTGCCCGCTTGTTTGTCATGGGCAATATCGGGCTGGCTCCGTTTCTGTATCACCCGCAGGGATTTAATCCTGTAAGCAAAGTGCAAGAAGCTCTAGCTGCAGGGAGGGCATATAAGGAGATTTCAACGGAGTCGATAAGCCAGTATGCGGGGGATCATATCTTTGTCATGATGCCAGAGAGCGACGCAGCCACGGCAGCAACGGAGAAGGTGTTTGAAAGTGAGGAGAGGAAGGAGCTGCCCGCCGTAAAACATGGAAAAGTGTACACGTTGGATGAGCAGGTGTGGAATATGGGAGATGCCTTATCGTACAGCAGATTGCAGAAACTGTTCCCTGAATTGCTGATACGGACTGAGCGTCCCTCTCTTATCGTCCGTTAG